Within the Desulfovibrio sp. genome, the region GAACATGGCGTTGTGGGTGTCTTCAGCATCCTCGAGAACCGAGGTGATGATGATCTTGGCCCAACCGCCCCTGTCGATGCCGTGGTCCTTCTCCACCTCGCGGATCTCGCGCATAGCCTCGGCCCCGTCGACCTCAGGCATGCGCAAATCCATGCAGATCAGGTCGTAGGGTTTCTTTTCCTTGAGGGCCAGGTGAAAGGCCATGACAGCCTCCTCCCCATTTTCAGCCACGTCACAGACGGCATAGGGGTGGAGAATGTATTCCAGGAAGCTACGGCTGTAGTAATCGTCATCGACGATAAGCACGCGCATGTCCGTCTCCGGAGTTTGGCTGGCAATTTCAGGAGGATGCGCAAAGGGTCTAGCGCCCAGGTCCATGGGCTGTCAAGGCTGCTGGAATGGAATGAGATTCATGGTGTTTCCCGCGCAGTGACAATTCGAGTCATAGCGGGCCACATATTCAAGCCGTGACCGCAAGCAGCTGACCTGCCCGTCCTCGAACACCACCCAGACCCGGCCATACCCCAGGCACACATAGCGGCCGGATTGGACCGACGCCGCAACTCCGCGCGGCTCACCCAAAAAGCCCCGCACTTCGGCCATACCCATGCCGGGCCGTACGTATTTCCTTACCAGCTCTTCGTCGTCGCCAAGCTTCGTCTGAAGATCCCTGCCCTGCTCCTCGGCCTTGGCCTTGCGCTCGTGAAGCGACGGGGCTTCAGGCGAACCTGGCGTCGTTGGCCACACGTTTCCCCCCTGCTGGGCCCAGGCGGGAAGAGTAATGGCCAGTAAGGCAAGCAATGGCATCAACCGTTTGATCATGCCCCGAGCTACCATTTCCTTTGGAGTTTGGGAATCAGGAGGGCCTGAAATCCTTGCCGAGCAGAGCCTGGGCCTCCTCACACGGCACAGGTTTGGAAAAGAGGAACCCCTGCCCGTACTGGCAGGCCAACCCCTTGAGGCCGTCCCACTGTCCGTGCATCTCCACTCCCTCGGCGATCACCTCCAGGCCGAGGTTATGGGCCAGGTTGACTATGGCCCCGACGATATCCGCGTTCTCCTGGCCTTCGCTCATCTTGCCCACGAAGCTGCGGTCGATCTTCAGGCTGTCCAGGGGGAAGCTGTGCAGGTAGGCGAGAGACGAATATCCCGTCCCGAAATCGTCAATACTTATCTTCACACCAAGGTCCTTCAGGTGGCAGAGCATTCGCGACGCGAATTCCGCATTCTCCATGACCTTGGTTTCGGTTATCTCAAGCTTGAGTGACTCCGGCGGGATGCCTGTCTCCTCCAGGACCGCCCGTATTTCATGCACCAAATCCAGGTGCATGAATTGTTTGGCGGAGAGATTCACGCTCATGGTCAGGGTTTCATCCGCGGGCAGCAGCTTCTGCCAGAGGGCAAGCTGGCTGCAGGCGCTTTTGAGCACCCAGCTGCCGATGGGCAGGATGAGACCCGTTTCCTCGGCCAGGGGGATGAACTCGCCGGGAGGGGTAAGACCGCGCGTGGGATGGTTCCAGCGGACTAGCGCCTCGAACCCTTGGAGCCGCCCGGTTTCCATGTTCACTATGGGCTGGTAATGGAGCAGGAACTCCTTTCGCTCCAGGGCCAGCCTGAGGTCGGTCTCCAGCTGCAGTATAGAGGTGGCAGCCTGATGCATGGTCGGGTCGAATATTTCGTACCGGTCCTTTCCCAAAGTCTTGGCCCGGTACATGGCGATGTCGGCGTCGCGGATGAGGTGCTCGGGCCGTTCGTAGGTCCAGGTTTTGAGCACCACCCCGATGCTGGCGGAAGTGTACATCTGGCGGCCTTGGATCTTAAACGGCCTGGAGAGCTCGTCGTTTAGCCTGCTGAGCACCCGAGTGGCGTCCAATGTGCCGGATATGTCATCCACCAGCGCCGCGAATTCATCCCCGCCGAATCTGGCCACGGTGTCCATGGGACGAAGCGCCTGCTTGAGCCGGGCCGAGACCTCAACCAAAAGAGCGTCCCCGGCCATGTGCCCCAGGCTGTCGTTAATGATCTTGAATCGGTCCAGATCCAGGAAAAAGACCGCGAACCGGTAGCCGTGCTTGCGCTGGGAACGCCTGAGCGCCCATTCCAGCCGGTCCATGAACAGAATCCGGTTGGGCAGACCGGTCAGGGCGTCGTGAAAGGCCTGATGCCTGAGCTGCTGCTCCACGTTTTTACGAGCGGTTATGTCCTGGACCTGGCCTTCGTAGTGCTGGAGAACGCCGTCCTCGTTGCGCACTTCCCAGGCACTCTCGCTGACCCACACCATCACCCCGTCTTTGCGGTTGATTTCGGACACGAAATCCAGCACCTGCCCGGATTCGGAGAGGATCTTCCTGAATTCTTCCCGGCGGGCCCGATCGACATACAGCTGCTCGGCATGATCGCCCAGGTCCTCCATGAGCGCCTCGGGCGAGGAGTAACCGAAAATTCGCGCCAAGGCAGGATTGGCCGAGAGGTAGCGGCCGTCGGGAGTGGTCTGGTAGATGCCTTCCAGGGAATTTTCGAAAATGGAGCGGTATTTGGCTTCAGCCCGTCTGAGTTCCTCTTCGGCCCGTTTGCGCATGGTGATATCGCTCACCGAACCCTCGTAGTACAGGGGCTGCCCGTCCTCCCCCCGCACCAGCCGGGCGTGCTCGCTGATCCAGATAATCTTGCCGTCCTTGCGATACACCCGGGACTCGAAACCGGACACCCGGCCATCGCGCGCCATGATCTCCTTGAACTCGTCACGCTTGTCAGGGCGGACGTAGAGCATGTTCCCAATATCCGTGATCTCTTCAATGAGCTGTGTGGGAGAATCGTACCCGTAAATGCGGGCCAGAGCGGAGTTGGTTGAGATGTAGCGTCCGTCCGGAGTGGTCTGAAAGATGCCTTCCTGCGCGTTTTCGAAAATGGCCCTGAACTTTTCCTCGGCAAGGCGCAGACGCTCCTCGGCCAGTTTGCGGGCGGTGATGTTCTCCACCGTTCCTTCCAGGAAACGCTGGGAACCTGACGCCCCCTGCACGATCCTCCCGCTTAGCGCCAGCCAGATGGGCTGCCCGTCCTGCCTGTGGGTCGGCACTTCGAAACCGGACACTTCACCGTTTTGCTCCAGCAAACTCCAGAGTTCGCCGCACTTCTCGGGATCGTCCAGGAAGAGCTCGCACAGGTCGGGACGGGCGAGCAGTTCGTCGGTGGAGTTGCAGCCCAGAATGTCTGCCAGGGCAGGGTTGACCATGGTGAGCTTCAAATCGAGCGTGGCCTGGAATATGCCCATGACCGCGTTCTGGAAGACGCCGCGATATCTCTTCTCGGCAACGCGCAGCGCTTCCTCTGTTTTCTTGCGGGCGGTGATGTCCGTATAGATCCAGAAAAGACCGACGCGGATACCGCCGGCATTTATGGGGCTAACCACCACCAGCACATGGACCCGTTCCCCGTTTTTGCGCACCCGGACCGTTTCGCGCTGTACCATGCCGTCCTTGAACGCCCTGTTCCGCAAATCACTCGCCTCGTCCAGCATGTCCTGCGGGACAACCAACTCCGAGAGCGAACGCCCTTTGACCTCGCACGGCGTGTACCCGAACAGTTCCTCGAACCCCCGGTTCACCTCTATCACTTCGATATCATTGCCGGTAATGGCGATGGCCTGGGGGGAATTCTCAAAGAGCTGTTCAAAAAATGACCGCTGCAGAAAGAGAGAAGAGTCTTTTCCGGAAGCCGGAAACTCCGGCAGGCTGCTTCCAAGCACGCGCCGCAGGCTTTGGACCAGGTGATCGGTGTCGTCGAGCCCCACCCTCTCCAGGTACTGAAGACCTTCCGGAAGGGAGTCGTTCGCACCGGCGGCGGGATCTTGAAGCAAGAGAACCGGGGAGTCCGGACTCTTGGAGCGAATTGTTGCGAGAGCCTCTCTCATCGTGGTTCCCGGCAGGTGCGTCCCGGCCAGGACGACGTCCCAATCGTGAGAAGAAAGGCGCGTTTCGAGCGAGGCGTGTGAATCCACCCAGGCATAGACAGGAGAAAAACCCGCTTGCGACAGGATGCCCACCAGGTCTTCCGACACTTTCTCAAGGGCGTGGAGTATAAGGACACGGAGGCTGGATTTCACTACGGTCTCGGTAGCTGGAGGGTACTTCTACTCATGCACCAAAACGTCACTCCGAGGGTCCTTACGACCAACGAGCTCGAAAAGCCACCTAAATAAGTCGTATTGAATTCGGCAGGTTATATTGCCCTTGTCATTTCCTCCGCTGTCTGTTGCGCATGGAGGGAAAACTCACGCACCGCATGCTTGAAGGCCTCGAGCGCAGGGGGAATTCGAGTGGTATCGGACTCGCGGAGCGCGGATTCAAGCTCCAGTGAAGCCCGGCTGAGCTTTTCTCCCCCAAGGTTCGCCGCCAGCCCCTTGATGGAATGGGCCAGAACAACAGCGTCACCGGTCGCCCCGGATGTGATGAGTTCGTCCATGAGCTGCCCGGACTCCTCATACTCCCGCAGGAACCCCGTGAGCAGGCGGGCATAGAGTTCCCGGTTGCCCATAAGCAGGGCCAGTGCATGCCGGGAATCCATGGCGGCCGGTTCCCGCTCGCCACTGCGCCGGAGGGAGGCAAGCCGCAAGGCGGCGAACAGTGAAGCAGCGTCAATCGGCTTGGTGAGATGGTCGTCCATTCCCGCTTCCAGCGAACGGATTCTGTCTTCGTGGGAGACGCGCCCGGTGAGCGCGATGACAGGCAGATCCTTGCCACCCGGCAGTTCACGGATGGCCTTCAAAGTTTCAAACCCATCCATGTCCGGCATGGCAATATCAAGCAAGACAGCGTCGAACTCTTCACGCCGGAGCGCCTCCACGGCCAGAAGTCCGCTCTCGGCCACGGTCGCTACAATTTCCGCATGCCCGAGCACTTCTCTTGCCGTGTGGCGACCGAAGGGGCTGTCGTCCACTATGAGCACTCGCATGCCGGAAAGCCCCTCTACCAGTTCTGACAGGCTCTGGAGGTCGTTGCTATCGGAAAACGTCCCCGGTTTCCCCCGTGTTTTGGCATTCCCGCATTTAAGCCCACCGCCGTTGTTCTTTACCAATGCCCGGCTGAACTCTTTGGGAGGTTCAAGCCCCTTGGAAATTTGCCTTCGCTTACGGATTTCCTCTCCGAGGCCTTTGTTGACCATATTAAGCTTTGCGGTACGCAACGGCACCTGCGACCGTATTCGACCAGCTTGACGCAAGTGCAAGAAAAGTAGCACCGACATGGAAAGGGCAATGGCCGTGCCCCCAACATACCCTTCCCAGTATCCTCCAAGGCTCGCCAAGATTTCAGTCCTGCCAAGGAGCAGACGCAGTGTAACTCCCTTGATGTGCAACGGACGGACAGTGGTCATCGCCTTCCGTAAATACTCTCCGGACAGCAGTTCCCAATTATCCGATGCCCCTGCCCGCACCTCGATTCCATAGCCGTAGCCATATTCCGCCAGGGTTCCAAGCCCAGCAAGCTTCTCTGCCGTTTCAAGAGTCATCACCGCTGTTACGAAACCCAAGAGACGGTGTTGCCTCCCCTGTTCCTCAAAAACCGGGGCCCTGCCCATGAATCCGGTCTGGCCAGAGTGCAGCCTAAAAGGCCCCGAGAGCGTTGCGACGGATTCCTGGCTCTCACCGCCACTTGCAGCCCCGTGTTTCTCGGACCCAACCTTTCGGGAGGCGGGTCCAGGCGCATCCTCCGACGTGAACCCCATGGTTTCAACCCCGGGAAACGCCGCCCGGACAGCCGTGGCGGCTGTGTCGAAATTGCGTCTGTCCAGCGTGTCCTGGCTTATCAATGTGGCCAGCATTTCAGATGCGCGCAACAGCCGGGAGAGGATTTCCTCCAAGGTCTCGGCCTTGTGGGAACAGAGGACATCCAGTTCGGCGCCGAGCCTTTCGCGCTCCGTGTGCAACCGTGTGAGGCCATGCCAATGGGTTACCCCCATGACCAGCGCAAAGAGAAGAACGGGAGGCAGGAGTGTTTTTAGTTTGTCCATGACAGCCTGTTGCCGCACGGGTTGGGAACAGCTGCCCGTGTCCGGACCCAAAATAACTACAAGCGCCCAATGCTAATGTAAATGTAGCCCAATGAAAAAGCCCCGCCGTTTCGGGCGGGGCTTTTTGGTAACAACGACTGCAAGAACCTAATACACGCCCAACAGGGAAAGGCCCAGCAGGGTGAGCCCCACCACGGCCACGCGCTTCACCATCAAGGGGCTAATGCGCTTGGCGATCTGGGGGGCGATGAAGCCGCCCAGGATGGCCGCCGGGAACATGATGAGGAAGAAGGTGAGATCGAAATTGCCGAACTGGTAATGGCGTACGGAACTCATGAGAGTGTTGAACGCGATGGCCAGAAGCGAACTTCCCACCACCAGATACATGGGCAGGCCCAGGACAACGGTCATGAGCGGCACCATGAAGGGACCGCCGCCGAAACCGAACATGGAGGCCACGATGGCCAGAATGAACGCTCCGATGCAACCGACGATGATATTGACCTTGAACTCCTGGCCCCAGAATTCCACTGTGATATGCATAATGATGCTCCTTGATCCTTTTCCGGGTTAGCCCTTGGCCTTGGCCGATTCCTCAGCGCGTTTCTTGAACTCCTTGAGGATGGCCTGCTCTTTCTTGTTCCTTTCCAGATAGCCCGGGGTGGTCT harbors:
- a CDS encoding response regulator, yielding MDKLKTLLPPVLLFALVMGVTHWHGLTRLHTERERLGAELDVLCSHKAETLEEILSRLLRASEMLATLISQDTLDRRNFDTAATAVRAAFPGVETMGFTSEDAPGPASRKVGSEKHGAASGGESQESVATLSGPFRLHSGQTGFMGRAPVFEEQGRQHRLLGFVTAVMTLETAEKLAGLGTLAEYGYGYGIEVRAGASDNWELLSGEYLRKAMTTVRPLHIKGVTLRLLLGRTEILASLGGYWEGYVGGTAIALSMSVLLFLHLRQAGRIRSQVPLRTAKLNMVNKGLGEEIRKRRQISKGLEPPKEFSRALVKNNGGGLKCGNAKTRGKPGTFSDSNDLQSLSELVEGLSGMRVLIVDDSPFGRHTAREVLGHAEIVATVAESGLLAVEALRREEFDAVLLDIAMPDMDGFETLKAIRELPGGKDLPVIALTGRVSHEDRIRSLEAGMDDHLTKPIDAASLFAALRLASLRRSGEREPAAMDSRHALALLMGNRELYARLLTGFLREYEESGQLMDELITSGATGDAVVLAHSIKGLAANLGGEKLSRASLELESALRESDTTRIPPALEAFKHAVREFSLHAQQTAEEMTRAI
- a CDS encoding sulfite exporter TauE/SafE family protein codes for the protein MTVEFWGQEFKVNIIVGCIGAFILAIVASMFGFGGGPFMVPLMTVVLGLPMYLVVGSSLLAIAFNTLMSSVRHYQFGNFDLTFFLIMFPAAILGGFIAPQIAKRISPLMVKRVAVVGLTLLGLSLLGVY
- a CDS encoding response regulator, which codes for MRVLIVDDDYYSRSFLEYILHPYAVCDVAENGEEAVMAFHLALKEKKPYDLICMDLRMPEVDGAEAMREIREVEKDHGIDRGGWAKIIITSVLEDAEDTHNAMFLGDAVAFLQKPVEEKALLAELKRLELINE
- a CDS encoding PAS domain S-box protein, which codes for MKSSLRVLILHALEKVSEDLVGILSQAGFSPVYAWVDSHASLETRLSSHDWDVVLAGTHLPGTTMREALATIRSKSPDSPVLLLQDPAAGANDSLPEGLQYLERVGLDDTDHLVQSLRRVLGSSLPEFPASGKDSSLFLQRSFFEQLFENSPQAIAITGNDIEVIEVNRGFEELFGYTPCEVKGRSLSELVVPQDMLDEASDLRNRAFKDGMVQRETVRVRKNGERVHVLVVVSPINAGGIRVGLFWIYTDITARKKTEEALRVAEKRYRGVFQNAVMGIFQATLDLKLTMVNPALADILGCNSTDELLARPDLCELFLDDPEKCGELWSLLEQNGEVSGFEVPTHRQDGQPIWLALSGRIVQGASGSQRFLEGTVENITARKLAEERLRLAEEKFRAIFENAQEGIFQTTPDGRYISTNSALARIYGYDSPTQLIEEITDIGNMLYVRPDKRDEFKEIMARDGRVSGFESRVYRKDGKIIWISEHARLVRGEDGQPLYYEGSVSDITMRKRAEEELRRAEAKYRSIFENSLEGIYQTTPDGRYLSANPALARIFGYSSPEALMEDLGDHAEQLYVDRARREEFRKILSESGQVLDFVSEINRKDGVMVWVSESAWEVRNEDGVLQHYEGQVQDITARKNVEQQLRHQAFHDALTGLPNRILFMDRLEWALRRSQRKHGYRFAVFFLDLDRFKIINDSLGHMAGDALLVEVSARLKQALRPMDTVARFGGDEFAALVDDISGTLDATRVLSRLNDELSRPFKIQGRQMYTSASIGVVLKTWTYERPEHLIRDADIAMYRAKTLGKDRYEIFDPTMHQAATSILQLETDLRLALERKEFLLHYQPIVNMETGRLQGFEALVRWNHPTRGLTPPGEFIPLAEETGLILPIGSWVLKSACSQLALWQKLLPADETLTMSVNLSAKQFMHLDLVHEIRAVLEETGIPPESLKLEITETKVMENAEFASRMLCHLKDLGVKISIDDFGTGYSSLAYLHSFPLDSLKIDRSFVGKMSEGQENADIVGAIVNLAHNLGLEVIAEGVEMHGQWDGLKGLACQYGQGFLFSKPVPCEEAQALLGKDFRPS